From a region of the Corallococcus coralloides DSM 2259 genome:
- a CDS encoding ATP-binding cassette domain-containing protein codes for MKLLSLLFHASKGRFLASVLAGLVSGACGVGYTLAVLYRQTPIMSLMEWSCARGELLFIVGGNGGGKTTLAKLITGLYSPQEGQVLLDGKPVTAGTLEHKPPAESSRAAS; via the coding sequence ATGAAGCTGTTGTCGCTGCTGTTCCATGCGTCGAAGGGCCGCTTCCTGGCGTCCGTGCTGGCCGGGCTGGTGTCCGGCGCCTGTGGGGTGGGGTACACGCTCGCGGTCCTCTACCGGCAGACGCCCATCATGTCCCTCATGGAGTGGAGCTGCGCCCGGGGGGAGCTGCTGTTCATCGTGGGCGGCAACGGCGGCGGGAAGACCACGCTCGCCAAGCTCATCACCGGGTTGTACTCGCCCCAGGAGGGGCAGGTCCTCCTGGATGGCAAGCCCGTGACGGCCGGGACCCTGGAGCACAAGCCTCCCGCCGAGTCCTCCCGCGCAGCATCCTGA
- a CDS encoding CCA tRNA nucleotidyltransferase: protein MSQAPSAPVTFDASRIDPNALAVIERLRGAGFQALLVGGCVRDLLLEQTPKDFDIATDARADQTHGLFEECLMLGGRGSVMTLVFQGGKPFDVATMRPLRTPASTPRVPLDADLSAVSRALPVGTVAQDAASRDFSINALFHDPATGQTLDFVGGVADVRARVLRSLGEPSERFRDDPSLVYRALRISARRGLTLEPRTLEALREGVAALPDSPFALRLHELLECLSLGVAGACLRRMREFDVLAHTLPSLGQLSPFAWEGLFSLGDAMDRFHAQGRMLGHPARLAALLLPLADPPALSGVDAPVPLAELVPAGDDAERPPLMEDSLAVLAAQRVLRQGPDSAGAAELLGSHLLTEALDVYALTLDATGGSRQVLDAWRARQGG, encoded by the coding sequence ATGTCCCAGGCCCCCTCAGCTCCCGTGACCTTTGATGCCTCGCGCATCGATCCCAACGCCCTGGCCGTCATCGAGCGTCTTCGTGGCGCGGGCTTCCAGGCCCTGCTCGTGGGCGGGTGCGTGAGGGACCTGCTGCTCGAGCAGACGCCCAAGGACTTCGACATCGCCACGGACGCCCGGGCGGACCAGACCCACGGCCTCTTCGAGGAGTGCCTGATGCTGGGCGGCCGGGGCTCGGTGATGACGCTGGTGTTCCAGGGCGGAAAACCCTTCGACGTGGCCACGATGCGTCCGCTGCGCACGCCCGCGTCCACGCCGCGGGTGCCCCTGGACGCCGACCTGAGCGCCGTGTCCCGCGCGCTCCCGGTAGGCACGGTGGCCCAGGACGCGGCCTCGCGCGACTTCTCCATCAACGCGCTCTTCCATGATCCGGCCACGGGCCAGACGCTCGACTTCGTGGGTGGCGTGGCCGACGTCCGCGCCCGAGTGCTGCGCTCGCTGGGAGAGCCCTCCGAGCGCTTCCGTGATGATCCGTCGCTCGTCTACCGGGCGCTGCGCATCTCCGCCCGGCGCGGCCTGACGCTCGAACCCCGGACGCTGGAGGCCCTGCGCGAAGGCGTCGCCGCGCTGCCGGACAGCCCGTTCGCATTGCGCCTCCATGAGCTGCTGGAGTGCCTGAGCCTGGGTGTGGCCGGGGCCTGCCTCCGCCGCATGCGCGAATTCGACGTGCTGGCGCACACGCTCCCGTCCCTGGGACAGCTGAGCCCGTTCGCGTGGGAGGGGCTGTTCTCGCTCGGGGATGCCATGGACCGGTTCCATGCCCAGGGGCGCATGCTCGGTCATCCGGCACGGCTCGCGGCGCTCCTGCTGCCCCTCGCGGATCCTCCGGCGCTGTCGGGCGTGGACGCGCCCGTGCCCCTGGCGGAGCTCGTGCCGGCGGGGGACGACGCGGAGCGGCCGCCGCTGATGGAGGACAGTCTCGCGGTGCTGGCGGCGCAGCGGGTGTTGCGCCAGGGCCCCGACAGCGCGGGAGCCGCGGAGTTGCTTGGCTCGCACCTGCTGACGGAGGCGCTGGACGTGTACGCGCTCACGCTCGACGCAACGGGCGGCTCGCGGCAGGTCCTGGATGCGTGGCGCGCGAGGCAGGGCGGATGA